From one Paenibacillus terrae HPL-003 genomic stretch:
- a CDS encoding MFS transporter produces MTPLFKNSRFVRFFASRTSANIADSIYSIVLLYFVQQSTQSVAMTSFTYTAVSAASIFSFLVGPLVDRYSPALLASIALFTQAVLILAVPFLIQDGMVHLVTILVIVFIASCFSTLFYPANSKMLPQLVRSPDLIVQANSMISSTDQVINIAGYLAGASLIIAMGMKNTFFLASAMLFLAGFVYVRLNKQIDAPAVEDTNGRGSLKLGYYLKELKEGYLFVKRHAFLRLMLPFFALTNFSMAILIITMPSIAVSYGSPIYYSLLYVAYFIGIFIGSLLVSVLKKNGITIAVSWVAMGLAIYVFSIVPEMWMKLLAALLLGIFTGIINVLQTSLIQIITPLPLLGRVASFLNTLSSAALPLGALIGGALALRFALSEVLFFSGLITALCGLIMFLVKDIRQFEIPSGEIGRVTSTPVTEDIG; encoded by the coding sequence GTGACTCCATTGTTTAAGAATAGCCGTTTTGTCCGTTTCTTTGCTTCCCGTACTTCTGCCAATATCGCGGACAGCATTTATTCCATCGTCCTGCTGTATTTTGTACAGCAATCGACACAGTCGGTGGCGATGACCAGCTTCACGTATACCGCCGTATCTGCCGCGTCGATTTTCAGCTTTCTCGTGGGGCCCTTGGTGGATCGCTATTCGCCGGCTTTGTTGGCGAGTATCGCTTTGTTCACACAGGCTGTGCTCATTTTGGCTGTCCCGTTTCTCATTCAGGACGGGATGGTCCATCTGGTCACTATTCTGGTTATTGTTTTTATTGCATCCTGCTTCTCTACCCTGTTTTATCCGGCCAACAGTAAAATGCTGCCGCAACTGGTACGCTCGCCGGATTTGATTGTCCAGGCGAATTCCATGATTTCGTCGACGGATCAGGTGATTAATATCGCCGGATATCTGGCCGGAGCCTCGCTCATCATCGCCATGGGGATGAAAAACACGTTTTTTCTAGCCAGCGCGATGCTGTTTCTGGCAGGCTTTGTGTATGTCAGACTCAACAAGCAAATCGACGCTCCTGCGGTGGAAGACACTAACGGTAGGGGTTCACTGAAGCTAGGGTACTATCTGAAGGAGCTGAAAGAAGGATATCTTTTTGTAAAACGGCACGCCTTCCTGCGACTGATGCTTCCGTTCTTTGCTCTGACGAACTTTTCGATGGCCATTTTAATTATTACCATGCCGTCCATCGCGGTATCCTATGGCTCACCGATCTATTACAGCTTGCTTTATGTGGCCTATTTTATCGGTATTTTTATCGGTTCCTTATTGGTCAGTGTATTGAAAAAGAATGGTATCACCATTGCAGTCTCCTGGGTAGCCATGGGGCTGGCGATCTACGTGTTTTCCATTGTGCCGGAAATGTGGATGAAGCTGTTGGCAGCTCTGTTATTAGGCATTTTTACAGGCATCATCAATGTACTGCAAACGTCTTTGATTCAAATTATTACACCGCTGCCGTTACTTGGACGGGTGGCATCCTTTCTAAATACTTTGTCCAGCGCAGCTCTGCCATTAGGGGCCTTGATTGGTGGCGCATTAGCCTTGCGTTTTGCTCTGAGTGAGGTCCTGTTTTTCAGCGGACTGATTACCGCATTGTGCGGATTGATCATGTTTCTGGTCAAGGATATTCGTCAGTTTGAGATTCCTTCAGGGGAGATTGGAAGAGTAACCTCTACTCCCGTTACTGAGGACATAGGCTAG